A single Ghiorsea bivora DNA region contains:
- a CDS encoding PHP domain-containing protein, producing MSISPLLMITLLFGFNIPALATEDISLDRLMLLHDILPEQSLRIDNDLSLPKNTNQQEKPVLVLHHIPTIAPPYRVLIDVRSNHSDGAHDFDTLVSLAKKRHLDAIAFTEHDRYSIRLGIDPVPHIFGYSQEHPSLYQTGVDNFFTDLKRIQQQSNITIFAGTESTPGYYWQGIPFKNLSLHDAEKHLITLGVKTPENITKLSSYSLKYGYGDKELSLVFWFVFIFGLLFILMRKKKRGIALLLAGSFIAFMTTWLMKPKVDPNQAFIESAHAQNLFVIWAHPGTKSGVRRGPMGVLLDTPPYNRDVFQSSTADATADGFAATYGDNDDNTIAGGLWDQYMMDYLAGYIGKPIWAVAAGDYHKEGQSGEFLGNFPMDVWAKSAQEDDILAALKQGRMTAWQMGKQHNLSLNSLALLYANPETQATETMFTGDTAVVSPNVTLIASLKEMDNTKPTIQLKAQWIVDGQIVGHILLTSDMQVAQSYPLHLSVGRHVIRLQIPAQQGIRMEANPFLVQVRE from the coding sequence ATGTCCATATCACCACTATTGATGATAACATTACTGTTTGGGTTTAACATACCAGCACTAGCTACAGAAGATATAAGCTTGGATAGACTTATGCTACTGCATGATATTTTACCTGAGCAATCCCTGCGCATAGACAATGATTTATCACTACCGAAAAACACCAACCAACAAGAAAAACCAGTTCTTGTCCTGCATCATATACCCACAATAGCACCGCCATACCGCGTATTGATTGATGTACGTAGCAACCACTCTGATGGTGCACATGACTTTGACACGCTGGTTTCACTGGCAAAAAAACGCCATTTGGATGCCATCGCTTTTACCGAACATGATAGATATAGCATTCGTCTAGGCATTGACCCTGTGCCTCATATTTTTGGTTATAGCCAAGAGCACCCCTCTTTATACCAAACAGGTGTAGATAACTTTTTCACTGATTTAAAACGCATCCAACAACAATCCAACATCACAATCTTTGCAGGTACAGAGTCTACACCGGGTTACTATTGGCAAGGCATACCCTTCAAAAACCTAAGCTTACATGACGCTGAAAAACATCTGATTACATTGGGTGTTAAAACACCTGAAAATATTACCAAGCTAAGCAGCTACAGTTTAAAGTATGGCTACGGCGACAAAGAATTATCATTAGTGTTTTGGTTTGTGTTTATTTTTGGGCTCCTCTTTATCTTGATGCGCAAGAAAAAGCGGGGTATTGCTTTGCTGCTCGCAGGTTCATTTATTGCTTTTATGACCACATGGTTAATGAAACCAAAAGTTGACCCCAACCAAGCATTTATCGAATCGGCACATGCGCAAAACTTATTTGTCATTTGGGCACATCCCGGAACCAAATCTGGTGTACGCCGAGGGCCTATGGGGGTTTTACTGGATACACCCCCATACAATCGTGATGTATTTCAATCATCCACTGCCGACGCCACAGCTGATGGATTTGCTGCTACTTATGGTGATAACGATGACAATACCATTGCAGGTGGTTTGTGGGATCAATATATGATGGATTATTTGGCAGGTTATATTGGCAAACCCATTTGGGCAGTAGCTGCGGGTGATTATCATAAAGAAGGACAATCAGGTGAGTTTTTGGGCAACTTTCCTATGGATGTATGGGCAAAAAGCGCGCAGGAGGATGATATTTTAGCCGCCCTAAAACAAGGGCGTATGACCGCTTGGCAAATGGGTAAACAGCATAATTTAAGCCTCAACAGCTTAGCACTGCTTTACGCCAACCCTGAAACCCAAGCAACAGAAACCATGTTTACAGGTGATACGGCTGTGGTGAGCCCAAATGTGACCCTGATTGCCAGCCTCAAAGAGATGGACAACACAAAACCAACCATACAACTCAAAGCACAATGGATTGTAGATGGTCAAATCGTAGGGCATATTTTGCTTACCAGCGATATGCAGGTGGCACAAAGCTACCCGCTGCACTTGTCTGTAGGGCGACATGTGATACGTTTACAAATACCAGCGCAGCAAGGCATTCGCATGGAAGCCAATCCGTTTCTGGTTCAAGTGCGTGAATAA
- a CDS encoding ATP-binding protein, which yields MAYNTFSKSSSNLLELMDCGYAALDLHGHFLETNTIFAAMFGYNENTLLLMDMETFWRNAAAQVSFLEQVKEQGVVHHYKAELKHKHGELLPVFINAEYLLEQQVFMLCVYPSILPDTSQYEVLKTSQKNTMQRELITSESNSARVELFQPFSLGDLALSVMQRYEHVFVGKPRVFTYEIMKNLPMCMGNKQQVLKLLSCMMDNAIEATQAGDSITVYVRTTMLKHKSTGLDEQYVMLSVQDNGVGMDAETQKHIFEPNFSTKLQGRGMSLTRALKVIKKHDGRIHVKTGPKMGSLFKVYFPVCSHE from the coding sequence ATGGCTTACAATACCTTTTCAAAGTCTAGCAGCAATCTGCTTGAACTGATGGACTGTGGATATGCAGCTCTTGACCTGCACGGGCATTTCTTAGAAACCAATACAATCTTTGCTGCTATGTTTGGTTATAATGAAAACACCTTATTATTGATGGATATGGAAACATTCTGGAGGAATGCGGCTGCGCAGGTATCTTTTCTTGAGCAGGTGAAAGAGCAGGGTGTCGTACATCATTATAAAGCGGAATTAAAACATAAACATGGCGAGTTGTTGCCTGTATTTATCAATGCAGAATATTTGCTTGAGCAGCAAGTGTTTATGCTTTGTGTTTACCCTAGTATACTGCCTGATACAAGCCAGTATGAAGTGTTGAAAACGAGTCAGAAGAACACGATGCAGCGAGAGTTAATAACCAGTGAATCAAACTCGGCTAGGGTTGAGTTATTCCAACCTTTTTCTTTGGGTGATTTGGCATTATCAGTGATGCAACGATATGAGCATGTGTTTGTGGGTAAACCAAGAGTGTTTACTTATGAAATTATGAAGAACTTACCCATGTGTATGGGTAATAAACAACAGGTTTTGAAGTTATTATCTTGTATGATGGATAACGCCATTGAAGCGACACAAGCGGGTGACAGTATCACGGTTTATGTGCGTACGACCATGTTAAAACACAAAAGTACAGGTTTGGATGAGCAATATGTGATGTTATCTGTGCAAGATAATGGGGTTGGTATGGATGCGGAAACGCAAAAACATATTTTTGAGCCAAATTTTTCAACCAAGCTGCAAGGTAGAGGTATGAGTCTGACGCGGGCACTGAAGGTGATTAAGAAACATGATGGTAGAATTCATGTTAAAACAGGCCCTAAGATGGGCAGTTTGTTTAAAGTTTATTTTCCTGTGTGTAGCCATGAATAA
- the lipB gene encoding lipoyl(octanoyl) transferase LipB, with product MSFEQQHVIRHTQQYFPDAMAEQEALRDALLAGDGRFKLILTEHPPTYTLGTSGTTQDVLTREVDGDTIEVFQTGRGGEVTYHGPGQLLCYVVANVSKEQDLHQHIWRLEEMIIRTLADLDVQAGRDSRGIGVWVDGLKIAAAGVRCRRWVVWHGIALNINPNLNHFKGIVPCGMQDAPVTSLAKLGLEVRRDTVEKIVVKQAEKVFYSLL from the coding sequence ATGAGTTTTGAACAACAACATGTGATTCGGCATACGCAACAATATTTTCCAGATGCCATGGCTGAACAGGAAGCCTTGCGTGATGCCTTGCTTGCGGGTGACGGCCGGTTTAAATTGATACTTACCGAGCACCCACCAACGTATACTTTGGGGACTTCAGGTACGACACAAGATGTATTAACCCGAGAAGTGGATGGTGATACCATTGAAGTATTCCAAACAGGTCGCGGTGGTGAAGTGACCTACCATGGCCCTGGGCAGTTGTTATGTTATGTGGTGGCAAATGTGTCCAAAGAACAAGATTTGCATCAGCATATTTGGCGATTGGAAGAAATGATTATACGTACACTGGCAGATTTGGATGTCCAAGCAGGGCGGGATTCGCGTGGGATTGGGGTGTGGGTGGATGGTTTAAAAATTGCTGCTGCGGGTGTGCGTTGTAGGCGTTGGGTGGTATGGCATGGCATTGCCTTAAACATCAATCCCAATCTCAATCATTTTAAGGGTATTGTGCCGTGTGGTATGCAAGATGCACCCGTCACGTCATTGGCTAAGCTTGGGTTAGAAGTTAGGCGTGATACAGTAGAAAAGATAGTGGTTAAGCAGGCTGAAAAGGTGTTTTATTCTTTATTGTAG
- a CDS encoding adenine phosphoribosyltransferase codes for MTTKPALQLRDYIRNIPDFPKPGINFKDISPLLADGEAFSACTSELAVHMPDDIDAIVGIESRGFLFGAALAQQTGVGFVPIRKPGKLPADTHAIEYELEYGTGILEIHRDALSQGHKVVVVDDLLATGGTAAATIQLIEQLGAEVAACLFVIELDFLAGREKLSPTPVHSILHY; via the coding sequence TTGACCACAAAACCAGCTTTACAACTACGCGATTATATCCGAAACATTCCAGACTTCCCCAAACCTGGCATCAACTTCAAAGACATCAGCCCGCTTTTAGCGGATGGCGAAGCATTTTCAGCATGTACATCTGAGCTTGCTGTGCACATGCCTGATGATATTGATGCTATTGTTGGCATTGAATCGCGCGGTTTTTTATTTGGTGCTGCTTTAGCCCAACAAACAGGCGTTGGTTTTGTACCCATACGCAAACCTGGAAAACTTCCCGCTGATACACATGCCATTGAATATGAACTCGAATATGGCACAGGCATACTCGAAATTCATCGTGATGCCTTAAGCCAAGGTCATAAAGTGGTGGTGGTTGATGATTTATTGGCAACAGGCGGCACAGCAGCAGCTACCATTCAACTAATTGAACAACTGGGTGCTGAGGTTGCGGCTTGTTTATTTGTTATTGAATTGGATTTTCTAGCCGGACGCGAAAAACTCAGCCCCACCCCTGTGCATAGTATTCTTCATTATTAA
- a CDS encoding sigma-70 family RNA polymerase sigma factor → MKVNTALDPMSLYMKEVSRYQLLTAKEEIALANQIKAGDETARTSMINANLRLVVKIARRYMNPNVPLEDLIEEGNIGLMRAVEKFDPEHECRFSTYATWWIRQSIERSIMNQAHTIRVPVHVAKEINSMGRYVNHLRNTLGREPTENEIAVSMGNTKKRVQELKEAVLPTDSADQIMLGTEDLTLYDIIEDCTAEQPCHELNKNLCKDLLDGWLAFLSQKEKKVMSLRYGLGHRDDPWTLEAIGEHMGVTRERIRQIQVAALKKLRNLPEAQTMLLEELI, encoded by the coding sequence ATGAAAGTAAACACAGCATTAGATCCAATGAGTTTATACATGAAAGAGGTTTCGCGTTACCAACTTCTGACCGCTAAAGAAGAAATTGCACTGGCAAACCAAATTAAAGCAGGCGACGAAACAGCACGAACCAGCATGATTAACGCCAACCTGCGTTTGGTTGTGAAAATTGCCCGCCGCTATATGAACCCCAATGTGCCACTCGAAGATTTGATTGAAGAAGGCAATATTGGTTTGATGCGCGCTGTAGAAAAGTTTGACCCTGAACACGAATGCCGTTTTTCAACCTATGCCACATGGTGGATTCGCCAAAGCATTGAACGCAGCATTATGAATCAGGCCCATACCATTCGTGTACCCGTCCATGTGGCTAAAGAAATTAATAGCATGGGGCGTTATGTGAATCATTTACGCAATACTTTAGGGCGCGAGCCCACTGAAAACGAAATCGCCGTCAGCATGGGTAATACCAAGAAACGCGTGCAAGAACTCAAAGAAGCGGTATTACCCACAGACAGCGCAGACCAAATCATGTTAGGTACAGAAGATTTAACCTTATATGATATCATCGAAGATTGTACGGCTGAGCAGCCTTGCCATGAATTAAACAAAAACCTTTGTAAAGACCTACTCGATGGCTGGTTGGCTTTCTTAAGCCAAAAAGAGAAAAAAGTCATGTCTCTTCGTTATGGCTTAGGACATCGCGATGATCCTTGGACACTTGAAGCCATCGGTGAACACATGGGCGTAACCCGCGAACGCATTCGTCAAATTCAAGTTGCAGCATTAAAAAAATTGCGTAACCTTCCAGAAGCACAAACCATGCTTTTGGAGGAACTTATTTGA
- the sucB gene encoding dihydrolipoyllysine-residue succinyltransferase, with the protein MFEIKVPSLGESDTEATLIAWLKDVGDEIHVDDIIAEIESDKITMEITATESGILQEQLAAEEDTVEPGQVIGLIDTSVDVAAANTGVSEANEPEETTTSKTKGSSSKEVIPAPETKDETITDTTPLAEREQISVPMTRLRKRIATRLKEAQNTAAMLTTFNEVNMQPIMDMRQQYQEEFTAKFGVKLGFMSFFVKACVSACAEFPTVNAYIDGDDVLYHNYIDMGIAVSTDNGLIVPVLRDTGVKSYAEIEQGIIALASKAREGGLKPDDLQGGTFSITNGGIFGSMLSTPILNTPQSAILGMHTITQRAVVEDDEIVARPMMYLAMSYDHRLVDGKEAVQFLVHVKKILENPSKEAIGL; encoded by the coding sequence ATGTTTGAAATTAAAGTACCCAGCTTGGGGGAATCCGATACCGAAGCTACACTGATTGCATGGCTTAAAGATGTGGGCGATGAAATACATGTGGATGATATTATTGCCGAAATCGAAAGTGATAAAATCACCATGGAAATCACAGCGACCGAGTCTGGTATTCTGCAAGAACAATTGGCTGCGGAAGAAGACACAGTAGAACCTGGTCAGGTTATTGGTTTAATTGATACATCTGTTGATGTGGCGGCTGCTAATACAGGTGTTTCAGAAGCCAATGAGCCCGAAGAAACTACCACTAGCAAAACAAAAGGGTCCTCCAGCAAAGAAGTGATTCCAGCACCTGAAACCAAAGATGAAACAATAACCGACACCACCCCGCTTGCTGAACGCGAACAAATCAGTGTACCCATGACTCGTTTGCGCAAGCGCATTGCCACCCGCCTGAAAGAAGCGCAAAACACTGCCGCCATGCTCACCACATTTAATGAAGTGAATATGCAGCCCATTATGGACATGCGCCAGCAATACCAAGAAGAGTTCACAGCCAAATTTGGCGTAAAATTGGGTTTTATGTCGTTTTTTGTCAAAGCGTGTGTCTCAGCATGTGCTGAATTCCCAACCGTGAATGCTTATATTGATGGCGATGATGTTTTGTATCATAACTATATTGATATGGGCATTGCTGTCTCCACAGATAATGGTTTGATTGTGCCTGTATTGCGTGATACTGGGGTTAAAAGTTACGCTGAAATTGAGCAAGGTATTATCGCATTGGCGAGCAAAGCGCGAGAAGGCGGCTTAAAACCTGATGACTTACAAGGTGGTACCTTTTCGATTACCAACGGTGGTATTTTTGGCTCTATGTTATCCACCCCCATTCTTAATACGCCGCAAAGTGCAATTTTAGGTATGCATACCATTACCCAACGTGCTGTGGTTGAAGATGATGAAATTGTGGCACGCCCTATGATGTATCTCGCCATGTCATACGATCACCGCTTGGTAGATGGCAAAGAAGCTGTTCAATTCCTCGTTCATGTGAAGAAAATCCTGGAAAACCCCAGCAAAGAAGCCATAGGACTATAA
- a CDS encoding 2-oxoglutarate dehydrogenase E1 component codes for MPESLSKHITMTSHDEALAKLKHDMRITTANNEHSDTLTPAIAVKPQPITTKQTGKTSSHENTTALHHVEYPSRALYLINAWRMHGHLIANLDPLKLNPPHIAPDMELAYYGLNESDLDTDFPTGDLVAPATLPLKEIINILEQTYSGHIAPELMHISNTAKRNWLQQKLESSRSKPQFNNEQRKHIFNLVMKAEEFERFLHTRYTGQKRFSLEGGESLIPMLDSLIQRAGNKGVKEIIMGMAHRGRLNVLANILGKSLSDIFAEFEGNQFVDTESGAGDVKYHMGFSSDISTDNGTVHLSLGFNPSHLEIISPVVLGSVRARQCRRKDNARREVMGVLVHGDAAFAGQGVVAESLNLGDLSGYRTGGTIHIVVNNQIGFTTNPFDARSTFYCTDVAKLVQAPVLHVNGDDPEACCMAMELAMDYRHQFRSDVVIDLVCYRRLGHNEADAPEVTQPKMYQHIKKHPTVQAIYRQKLADEDIQSEDESMQTAKMFRECLDSVRKNNMVSPQQAPKHENSLHGRWEGFVKHSDQEPDTTVSEDKLKALVSRAVQVPESFQLHPKVKKIYDNRISMIHDDMPIDWGCAEMMAYASLLDEGGWIRLAGQDSGRGTFFHRHAIVYDQKTGKGFMPLKTITNGTLSRFLVVDSMLSEMAVMAYEYGYSVAEPRALVIWEAQYGDFANMAQVVIDQFVAAGESKWNRMSGLTLWLPHGYEGQGAEHSSARLERFLQLCSNDNMQVVYPTTPAQMFHLLRRQYKHQVRKPLIIMAPKSMLRNKASTSTVSDLATGAFQPILDNTCAGTARRVILCSGKVYYDLLEARNKHENHDTHIIRIERLYPFPAAELTQIMETYTDCKEVVWLQEEPINQGAWRQIKHMIQDALLSEQTLYVLARDALAAPAVGSMKRHNEEKEHLMAAALGTDTNQLLEYKMGWHHV; via the coding sequence TTGCCTGAATCACTGAGTAAACATATCACTATGACTTCCCACGATGAAGCTTTAGCTAAGCTCAAACACGACATGCGGATAACCACCGCCAATAATGAGCATAGCGACACTTTAACGCCCGCTATAGCAGTTAAGCCACAACCCATCACCACAAAACAAACAGGCAAAACAAGCAGCCATGAAAATACCACTGCCTTGCACCATGTGGAATACCCATCTCGCGCATTATATTTGATCAATGCATGGCGTATGCATGGTCATCTCATCGCTAATTTAGATCCGCTCAAACTTAACCCACCCCATATCGCTCCTGATATGGAATTGGCATATTATGGTTTAAATGAAAGCGACTTAGATACAGATTTCCCTACGGGTGATTTGGTTGCACCTGCCACTCTACCTTTAAAAGAAATCATCAATATTCTAGAACAAACCTACAGTGGTCATATTGCACCTGAATTAATGCATATTAGCAACACTGCCAAACGCAATTGGCTGCAACAAAAATTAGAGTCTTCTCGCTCTAAGCCACAATTTAACAACGAACAACGCAAACATATTTTTAATTTGGTAATGAAAGCTGAAGAATTTGAACGCTTTTTACACACCCGATATACAGGACAAAAACGCTTTTCACTCGAAGGTGGTGAAAGCTTGATTCCTATGCTCGATAGTCTGATTCAACGTGCAGGCAACAAAGGTGTGAAAGAAATTATTATGGGCATGGCGCATCGCGGTCGCTTAAATGTGCTTGCCAATATCTTGGGTAAATCTTTGAGTGATATTTTCGCTGAATTTGAAGGCAATCAGTTTGTGGATACTGAAAGTGGTGCTGGTGATGTGAAGTATCACATGGGTTTCTCGTCAGACATCAGCACGGACAACGGCACAGTTCATCTATCTTTGGGTTTTAATCCTTCCCATTTGGAGATTATTTCACCCGTGGTCTTGGGCAGTGTTCGCGCACGGCAATGTCGCCGTAAAGATAATGCAAGACGTGAAGTAATGGGTGTGCTTGTTCATGGTGACGCTGCTTTTGCAGGGCAAGGTGTGGTAGCTGAATCATTAAACCTTGGCGATTTATCGGGTTATCGCACTGGTGGTACGATTCATATTGTGGTCAACAATCAAATTGGTTTTACCACCAATCCTTTTGATGCACGCTCTACCTTTTATTGCACCGATGTCGCCAAATTGGTGCAAGCTCCTGTATTACACGTTAACGGCGATGACCCTGAAGCATGTTGTATGGCAATGGAGCTTGCCATGGACTATCGCCATCAATTCCGCAGCGATGTAGTCATTGATTTGGTCTGTTATCGCAGGCTGGGGCATAATGAAGCGGATGCACCTGAAGTTACCCAACCTAAAATGTATCAGCACATCAAAAAACATCCTACTGTACAGGCTATTTATCGCCAAAAACTGGCAGACGAAGACATTCAAAGCGAAGACGAATCGATGCAAACAGCTAAAATGTTCCGTGAATGTTTGGATAGCGTACGCAAAAATAATATGGTTTCTCCGCAACAAGCACCCAAACATGAAAACAGTTTGCATGGTCGCTGGGAAGGTTTTGTTAAACATAGCGACCAAGAGCCCGACACCACGGTGAGCGAAGATAAACTCAAAGCATTGGTCTCACGTGCTGTGCAAGTGCCTGAGTCCTTTCAACTGCACCCTAAAGTGAAGAAAATTTATGATAATCGCATCAGCATGATTCATGATGATATGCCCATCGATTGGGGTTGTGCTGAAATGATGGCTTATGCATCCTTGCTGGATGAAGGTGGCTGGATTCGATTGGCAGGGCAAGACTCAGGGCGTGGCACATTCTTCCATCGACATGCCATTGTGTATGACCAAAAAACAGGCAAAGGTTTTATGCCTTTAAAGACCATAACCAATGGTACATTGTCTCGCTTTTTGGTGGTGGATAGTATGTTATCGGAAATGGCTGTCATGGCTTATGAATATGGGTATTCGGTTGCCGAACCACGAGCTTTGGTGATTTGGGAAGCCCAATATGGCGATTTTGCCAATATGGCACAGGTGGTCATCGACCAGTTTGTGGCTGCGGGTGAATCCAAGTGGAACCGCATGTCTGGTTTAACATTATGGTTGCCCCATGGTTATGAAGGGCAAGGTGCAGAACATTCCTCAGCCCGTTTGGAGCGATTCTTACAACTCTGCTCCAATGATAATATGCAAGTGGTTTATCCCACCACGCCAGCACAAATGTTTCACTTGTTAAGGCGGCAATACAAACATCAAGTCCGTAAACCGCTGATTATCATGGCACCCAAAAGTATGCTCAGAAACAAAGCTTCAACATCCACCGTATCCGATTTGGCTACAGGCGCGTTTCAACCCATTTTAGATAATACATGTGCGGGTACAGCTCGCCGTGTCATCCTATGCAGTGGTAAAGTCTATTATGACTTGCTTGAAGCACGCAACAAACACGAGAACCATGATACGCATATCATTCGTATCGAACGTTTATACCCCTTCCCTGCTGCAGAACTGACTCAAATCATGGAAACTTACACCGATTGCAAGGAAGTGGTCTGGTTACAAGAAGAACCCATCAATCAAGGGGCTTGGCGGCAAATCAAACATATGATTCAAGATGCGCTGTTAAGCGAACAAACCTTGTATGTTTTAGCACGTGATGCCTTGGCTGCACCCGCTGTGGGTTCGATGAAACGACACAATGAAGAAAAAGAACATCTGATGGCAGCAGCATTAGGCACTGACACCAATCAACTACTCGAATACAAAATGGGGTGGCACCATGTTTGA
- a CDS encoding dihydrolipoyl dehydrogenase family protein: MNTIKTDICVIGAGSGGLSVAAGASQMGASVVLIEKHKMGGDCLNTGCVPSKAMLAAGHVAQTMRDASAFGIEAATPNVDWKKVHGHIHHVIAQIEPNDSVERFEGLGVHVIQAAAEFINQNTVKAGNQTIQAKYFVVATGSSAFVPPIDGVNDVPYFTNENIFNNTSPIEHLIVIGGGPIGIEMAQAHRRLGAKVTVIEVMKLLSKDDPELTTIVLEHLKKEGINFHEGVKSLRFEKHKNGIHAFFAEADGSDTKVCDIIGSHLLIATGRKANVNGLNLEAAGVTYSPRGIEVDKRLRSSNKKTFAIGDVTGPYQFTHMAAYQAGIIIRNILFKIPAKVDYSAVPWVTYTDPELAHVGLTEADAKAQGIEVRILKWDFTENDRAQAEQRTEGLVKVVVTPKGHILGASIVGLHAGELIQPWILAISQKMKIGAMASAIAPYPTLAEVNKRIAGSFYTDKLFSANTKRIVRFLMRWF, from the coding sequence ATGAATACCATTAAAACAGATATTTGTGTAATTGGTGCAGGTTCAGGTGGTTTGTCTGTTGCCGCAGGCGCATCCCAAATGGGTGCCAGCGTTGTGCTGATTGAGAAACATAAAATGGGTGGCGACTGTTTAAATACAGGTTGTGTACCATCCAAAGCCATGCTTGCCGCAGGGCATGTGGCGCAAACCATGCGTGATGCATCCGCTTTTGGCATTGAAGCTGCCACCCCCAACGTAGATTGGAAAAAAGTGCACGGGCATATTCATCATGTGATTGCCCAAATTGAACCCAATGATTCAGTGGAGCGGTTTGAAGGTTTGGGTGTCCATGTCATCCAAGCTGCTGCGGAATTTATAAACCAAAATACAGTCAAAGCTGGTAATCAAACCATCCAAGCCAAATATTTTGTGGTGGCAACAGGTTCATCCGCTTTTGTACCACCCATTGATGGCGTGAACGATGTTCCCTACTTCACCAACGAAAACATTTTTAACAACACATCACCCATTGAACACCTGATTGTGATTGGTGGTGGTCCGATTGGCATAGAGATGGCGCAAGCGCATCGAAGATTAGGCGCAAAAGTAACCGTGATTGAAGTCATGAAACTGCTGTCTAAAGATGACCCTGAGCTAACAACTATTGTACTTGAACACCTAAAAAAAGAAGGCATCAACTTCCATGAAGGTGTGAAAAGTCTTCGCTTTGAAAAACATAAAAATGGCATTCATGCCTTTTTTGCTGAAGCTGATGGAAGCGACACGAAAGTATGTGACATTATCGGTTCTCATTTATTAATTGCCACAGGTCGCAAAGCCAATGTAAACGGCTTAAACCTTGAAGCAGCGGGTGTGACCTACTCGCCGCGTGGTATTGAAGTGGATAAACGCTTACGAAGTAGCAACAAAAAAACCTTCGCCATTGGTGATGTGACTGGCCCTTATCAATTCACCCACATGGCGGCTTACCAAGCAGGCATTATCATTCGTAATATCTTATTCAAAATACCTGCAAAGGTGGATTATTCCGCTGTGCCTTGGGTGACCTACACCGACCCTGAATTGGCACATGTTGGACTTACAGAGGCCGATGCCAAAGCACAAGGCATTGAGGTACGTATTCTCAAATGGGACTTCACAGAAAACGATAGAGCCCAAGCCGAGCAACGCACGGAGGGCTTGGTCAAAGTGGTAGTCACGCCCAAAGGGCATATATTGGGTGCGAGTATTGTCGGGTTACATGCTGGTGAATTGATTCAACCTTGGATTTTAGCCATTTCACAAAAAATGAAAATTGGAGCCATGGCATCTGCGATTGCACCCTACCCAACCCTTGCCGAAGTGAATAAACGTATTGCAGGCAGTTTTTATACCGACAAATTATTTTCTGCAAACACCAAGCGTATTGTACGCTTTCTTATGCGCTGGTTTTGA
- a CDS encoding TVP38/TMEM64 family protein has product MLKKSLPLLIIAALTTLFFMAGWHEYLSFEQLRTHRLELNTWVAEKPFISALAYILMYITVVTLSLPGGTVMTLAGGFFFCALWGGLYTVVGATIGATMIFLIAKTSLGDVLLAKAGKSIQSMRTGFQENALNYMFVLRLVPLFPFFIVNLAPAFLGVPLRTYIIATFFGIMPATFVFALAGSGLGKVFEQGEHFSVSGILTPEMMGALIGLALLSLIPVFYKKWQNRGAS; this is encoded by the coding sequence ATGCTAAAAAAAAGTTTACCCCTACTCATCATTGCCGCCCTTACCACCTTGTTTTTCATGGCTGGTTGGCATGAATATTTAAGCTTTGAACAGTTGCGAACACATCGTTTAGAGCTTAATACTTGGGTAGCTGAGAAGCCCTTCATCTCAGCCTTAGCCTATATATTGATGTATATTACTGTTGTTACTTTGTCCCTACCTGGCGGTACTGTAATGACACTGGCGGGTGGCTTTTTCTTTTGCGCATTGTGGGGCGGTCTTTACACTGTGGTGGGTGCGACAATAGGTGCGACAATGATCTTTTTAATTGCCAAAACATCGCTGGGTGATGTTTTGCTTGCCAAAGCAGGGAAATCCATTCAGTCCATGAGAACAGGGTTTCAAGAAAACGCGCTTAACTACATGTTTGTATTGCGTCTTGTGCCCTTATTCCCCTTCTTTATTGTTAACCTTGCCCCTGCATTTTTGGGTGTACCATTGCGCACTTATATCATCGCCACATTTTTTGGCATTATGCCTGCAACCTTTGTTTTTGCCCTTGCTGGAAGCGGTTTAGGCAAAGTGTTTGAGCAAGGTGAACATTTTTCTGTATCAGGTATTTTAACCCCTGAAATGATGGGTGCACTGATTGGTTTGGCTTTATTATCCCTGATTCCTGTGTTTTACAAAAAATGGCAAAACCGAGGCGCATCATGA